Part of the Paenibacillus sp. FSL R7-0273 genome is shown below.
AATGCCCCATATAATTCATGATTGCCCGGCGGCATGCAGGTTAGACGAATAAAGTGGTATAAGCCCCCCGCGGCGCACGTAAAGTACAAGTAGGCCTGATTGCAACCCGCTGGCCGAAGCTGCCCTAATGCCGATATTCAAAAAGACACCGGCAGGCCTGTTTTATAGGCTGTAGCCGGTCCTTCCGGAGGTGTATACCGTGAAAACCGCACTGTGGCTGTATCTGTTCCTGTTCCTGGCCTTTTTTGACCTGCACGCCCAGTATCCGATCCTGACCCCGTTTGCCATGTCACTCGGTGCAGGCCCCGCCTTTATCGGCTGGATGATGGGCATGTATTCGCTGACCCATCTCCCCGGCAACCTGCTGGCCGGCGTACTCGTTGACAAAAACGGCAGCCGCCGTTATATCGTCTTCAGCCTGGTAGCAGCCGGAATCCTGCTGCTTCTGCAGGCTTACGCCCAGCTTCCCTGGCATCTGCTCGTGCTGCGGGCTGCCAGCGGCTTTGCGCTGGCTTTTCTCTCTCCAGCCTGCATGACACTGCTGGCCTCACTGTCCAGCGATTCAACCACCCAGGGCAAATATATGTCGGGGCATGGCATCATCCATACGCTGGCCTCAGTGGTCTCCCCGGCAGCCGGTGCCTATATTGTGCATAAGGCCGGGTATTCCGGCACCTTCACCACACTCGGCTGGCTCCTGATTGCTACAGGCCTTATGGCTCTGATCAGCGTGCCAAAGCATGCGCCGGCCCGCGCTTTGGCTTCACAGCCTCAGCCTCAGTCAGAGCCAGCCTCATTGAAGCCGGCTCTGCCCTCCGGCAAACAAGCCGGAACCAGCAGGCGTTATTATCTGCTGCCCTTCTTCGTCTCCTGCTCACAGGGCGTCCTGTTCTTCGAGCTGCCCCTGTCCCAGGGGCAGGACGGCATGGTCTCAACAGGCGTATTACTCTCGCTAATGAGTCTCGGAGCGCTGGCCACACTCTGCCTCATGTTCCTCAACCGCGTGTCTCCGTCCGGCCGGATTGCGGCCGCACTGCTGGCAATGGCGCTCTGCTTCTTTACACTGGCCGCATTTACAACTGTTCCGGCGGGCGTAGTGCTGTTCCTGCTTGGAGCGGCAAAGGGCGTGCTGTTCCCGGCGATGGCCTCGCTGTTCATCAGCCTGGGCAGCGGCGGCCGTTTAGGCCGCACCTTCTCGCTGCAGTCGATTGCCATGTCGCTTGGCGCCTTTGCCGGACCGGTTGCCGCCGGACAGCTTCGCGGACATGTCTCGCCTTACTTCATTGCCTTCGTGCTGCTGATGACGGCTATTCTGCTGCTTCCGCCCAGAAGCATCAGCAGGCCTTCCGTCTATCATCCCGGCCTGAACAATCCCGCAGCCTAATCTCGCTTAAAACACAGCTGCAACAAATCACGCCAAAGTCCGCCCTCTTTTACTGCTATAATCAGCCATACCGCTGCCCGGCCTCTGCCGGGCCATTTTCTTTTTACGACATTTCCCGGGGAATGATTCCGCTTATTGCGCCTTCCTGCTGTTAAAAATGACGAAGCTTAGGTAAAATAAGCGGTAAGCAGCGGTATTAATATTTAATCCGCTTAAGCTTACCCGCCCCTTCCAGATACTTCATATTCAGAGGTGACGTCCCATGTCCATTACAATCATTGTTGAAGGCAAAAACGACAAGAGCCGTCTGCGCCGCGTGCTAACTCCGGAAGTAGACATCCAATGCACCTTCGGTACACTTAACACCCTGAAGTTGGACACACTGCGGCGCAAAATCGGGGACGGTGAGGTGTACCTCTATATGGATAACGACAGCTCAGGCAAAAAAATCCGCGGTATTCTGCGCGATGCCTTTCCGGATGCGGTTCATATCTATACCCGCAGAGGCTACGCAGGTGTCGAAGGAACTCCTGACGAATACAGCATTACCCAGCTTGAAAAGGCCGGACTTGAGGAATACATCATTTATCCCCAGCCGCTCCCTTTCCTTTAACGTATGTAAAAAAAACGCCTTGTCCGGGTCTCCCTTTGCAGAGGAGCCGGACAAGGCGTTTTTTAATTATCCCTGCTGTTATTCCCTGGCCAGTCTTTTCAGTGCACCGGCAAGGAATTCGGGCGTAATATTCTCCGTATCACCGGCATCATACAGTCCGCGGAGCTGATTATCCCGGTCTACCAGTCCGATCAGGTTGGCATGCGCAAAGTTATCCTTGTTATCCCCGTAGATAAGAACCTTGAAGGAATCTGCTGCAAGCTTGCGCACCTGCTCCTGGTCACCCCGCAGAAAGTACCAGCCGTCATAATTCGCGTGAAAACGGTCAGCGAACGCCCTGATAGCCAAGGCCGTATCTCTCTCGGGATCAAAGGAGACGGATACAAAAGCCGTATCTTTACCGAAGCTGCCGTCCTTGACCAGCAAATCCTGGGTTTCAGACAGCATATACGTGGTAATCGGACATACATCCGGACACTCGGTGAAGAAGAAATACACCAGCCGCGCCTTCCCTTGCGTATCTGCCAGCGTAATCT
Proteins encoded:
- a CDS encoding SCO family protein gives rise to the protein MQTLKRYKWTWLLLLVAVGMAVYLAVSSMVPAKSRLPVIGEVQDFSLENVDGKQITLADTQGKARLVYFFFTECPDVCPITTYMLSETQDLLVKDGSFGKDTAFVSVSFDPERDTALAIRAFADRFHANYDGWYFLRGDQEQVRKLAADSFKVLIYGDNKDNFAHANLIGLVDRDNQLRGLYDAGDTENITPEFLAGALKRLARE
- a CDS encoding MFS transporter encodes the protein MKTALWLYLFLFLAFFDLHAQYPILTPFAMSLGAGPAFIGWMMGMYSLTHLPGNLLAGVLVDKNGSRRYIVFSLVAAGILLLLQAYAQLPWHLLVLRAASGFALAFLSPACMTLLASLSSDSTTQGKYMSGHGIIHTLASVVSPAAGAYIVHKAGYSGTFTTLGWLLIATGLMALISVPKHAPARALASQPQPQSEPASLKPALPSGKQAGTSRRYYLLPFFVSCSQGVLFFELPLSQGQDGMVSTGVLLSLMSLGALATLCLMFLNRVSPSGRIAAALLAMALCFFTLAAFTTVPAGVVLFLLGAAKGVLFPAMASLFISLGSGGRLGRTFSLQSIAMSLGAFAGPVAAGQLRGHVSPYFIAFVLLMTAILLLPPRSISRPSVYHPGLNNPAA
- a CDS encoding DNA primase, whose protein sequence is MSITIIVEGKNDKSRLRRVLTPEVDIQCTFGTLNTLKLDTLRRKIGDGEVYLYMDNDSSGKKIRGILRDAFPDAVHIYTRRGYAGVEGTPDEYSITQLEKAGLEEYIIYPQPLPFL